A single region of the Marinobacter nanhaiticus D15-8W genome encodes:
- a CDS encoding PEP-CTERM sorting domain-containing protein — protein MNIRMLLPALALLFFSTTFAAPVLDQSYEPANDPTLVSLFGQTSEGENALYQSFTAGKRGTLSSIALRFGFLGEPTSGVTLSVFAGGNIADPAVASTTVQPGPHVVGEFFMFDLSTDAFLVDAGDFLSFVISTPATLGSPMYFLQGEAEGTYAGGTSGFISNGLLQLNAQSDYYFKTFVSSASVPEPGTLALFGMGIAGLSVARRRQRLPL, from the coding sequence ATGAATATAAGGATGTTGCTCCCAGCTTTAGCGTTACTTTTTTTTTCCACCACCTTCGCGGCGCCGGTTCTTGACCAATCCTACGAACCAGCGAACGATCCAACGCTTGTAAGTCTCTTCGGACAAACTTCCGAAGGCGAAAATGCGCTTTACCAGTCGTTTACAGCAGGAAAAAGAGGAACCCTGTCTTCCATTGCCCTACGTTTCGGATTTTTGGGCGAGCCTACGAGCGGTGTCACTTTATCCGTTTTCGCGGGTGGCAATATTGCTGACCCAGCCGTCGCCTCCACGACAGTTCAACCCGGCCCACACGTCGTCGGCGAGTTCTTTATGTTCGATCTGAGCACTGATGCATTTTTGGTAGACGCCGGAGACTTCCTTAGCTTCGTGATCTCCACCCCAGCAACACTCGGGTCGCCTATGTACTTCCTGCAAGGCGAGGCCGAAGGTACCTACGCAGGTGGTACAAGTGGATTTATTTCCAACGGGCTTTTGCAGCTAAACGCTCAGAGCGACTACTACTTCAAGACCTTCGTAAGTAGTGCAAGTGTTCCCGAGCCCGGCACTCTTGCATTGTTCGGAATGGGCATTGCTGGTTTATCGGTTGCTCGCCGTCGCCAGAGGCTGCCGCTTTAG
- a CDS encoding lysine N(6)-hydroxylase/L-ornithine N(5)-oxygenase family protein, translating to MSHIHDYVGVGFGPSNLALAIATQEFAQGVRSPDVCFLERKPAFAWHEGMLIDGSTMQISFLKDLATLRNPQSRFTFINYLMEQGRLEDFINIQTFFPTREEYNDYLSWAASKFEDQVHYGQSVQSVEPLIEGGKLTGMEVLSRDKNGEIQRRRARNLVLGMGGEPQVPQAFEGINDPRILHSSQYRGRIETLLADSGRRARVAVVGGGQSAAEIFEDITNRFPHVDASMILRGTALKPSDDSPFVNEIFNPSFIDQIFQQPEARRHELLTEFRNTNYAVVDLELIERIYQMFYLQKLRREERHQMLPRREVARVETGEGGLHLTLRDLADDSHSEQGFDAVVLATGYRRDQHHELLAGLGDHLESFTPDRNYRLRLRNSESRIYLQGCCEVSHGLSDTLLSVLAVRSQEILESIFLGRSVEPQVRTERETRLTSAL from the coding sequence ATGAGCCACATCCATGACTATGTTGGCGTCGGGTTCGGCCCGTCGAATCTGGCCCTGGCGATAGCCACCCAGGAGTTTGCCCAGGGCGTGCGGTCGCCCGATGTGTGCTTTCTGGAGCGCAAGCCTGCGTTCGCCTGGCATGAAGGTATGCTGATCGATGGCTCCACTATGCAGATCTCATTTCTGAAGGATCTGGCCACCCTGCGTAATCCCCAGAGTCGCTTCACCTTCATCAACTACCTGATGGAGCAGGGCCGGCTGGAGGATTTCATCAACATCCAGACCTTTTTCCCCACCCGAGAGGAATACAACGACTACCTGAGCTGGGCGGCATCCAAGTTCGAGGACCAAGTGCATTACGGTCAGAGCGTCCAGTCCGTGGAGCCGTTGATCGAGGGCGGCAAGCTGACGGGAATGGAAGTACTGTCCCGCGACAAGAATGGCGAAATCCAGCGCCGCCGCGCCCGTAACCTTGTGCTTGGGATGGGAGGTGAGCCCCAGGTGCCGCAGGCATTTGAGGGCATCAACGATCCACGCATCCTGCATTCGTCCCAGTATCGCGGTCGTATTGAAACGTTGTTGGCGGATAGCGGGCGAAGAGCCCGGGTTGCGGTAGTCGGCGGCGGCCAGAGCGCTGCGGAGATCTTTGAAGATATCACCAACCGCTTCCCTCACGTTGATGCATCCATGATCCTGCGTGGCACCGCGCTCAAGCCTTCCGACGATAGTCCCTTCGTCAACGAAATTTTCAACCCGTCCTTCATCGATCAGATATTTCAGCAGCCCGAAGCCCGTCGCCACGAACTGCTGACTGAGTTCCGCAACACCAACTACGCAGTCGTGGATCTGGAACTGATCGAACGCATCTACCAGATGTTCTACCTGCAGAAACTCCGCCGCGAAGAGCGCCACCAGATGCTGCCTCGTCGCGAAGTCGCGAGAGTCGAGACGGGCGAGGGTGGCCTCCACCTGACCCTGCGCGACCTGGCGGACGACAGCCACAGCGAGCAGGGCTTCGACGCCGTGGTCCTCGCCACCGGTTATCGCCGGGACCAGCACCACGAGTTGCTGGCTGGGTTGGGCGACCACCTGGAAAGCTTCACCCCGGACCGCAACTACCGCCTGCGCCTGCGTAACAGCGAATCGCGCATCTACCTGCAGGGCTGTTGTGAAGTCAGCCATGGCCTGAGCGACACGCTGCTATCGGTCCTGGCGGTGCGTTCCCAGGAGATCCTCGAATCGATCTTCCTGGGCCGATCCGTCGAGCCGCAGGTGCGCACCGAGCGCGAAACCCGGCTGACATCCGCGCTGTAA
- a CDS encoding sigma-70 family RNA polymerase sigma factor → MGSYRQELAYRTASPVALRAVENSDLHAQRHRLLAAYRQHERPLIDSAQALMGCRTRAEDVVQDAFLKLWEQGTGQGVRDEGKFLFRVVRNLAIDRLRRLALEKRHSACDTMMEQEPAPPSASPEQRLIGADALQHVLSALAELPARMQKALVLSRVEGHTQRDVARELGVSPTLVNFMLRDTLAHCQSKLNAGHTA, encoded by the coding sequence ATGGGTTCATATCGGCAAGAACTGGCATATCGAACGGCAAGCCCGGTTGCACTGCGGGCAGTCGAGAATTCAGATCTTCATGCACAACGTCATCGGCTCTTGGCGGCCTATCGGCAACACGAACGGCCGCTGATCGACTCGGCCCAGGCCCTCATGGGCTGCCGCACGCGGGCGGAAGACGTGGTGCAGGATGCGTTCCTCAAACTTTGGGAGCAGGGCACGGGACAGGGCGTTCGCGACGAGGGGAAGTTCCTGTTCCGTGTGGTGCGTAATCTGGCGATCGATCGTCTGCGTCGGTTGGCCCTCGAGAAGCGTCATAGTGCCTGCGATACGATGATGGAGCAGGAACCCGCGCCGCCTTCGGCCTCGCCGGAGCAGCGGTTGATCGGTGCCGACGCGTTGCAGCATGTGCTGTCGGCGTTGGCGGAATTGCCGGCGCGCATGCAGAAAGCACTGGTGCTTAGCCGCGTCGAAGGGCATACCCAGCGGGATGTGGCGCGCGAGTTGGGCGTGTCGCCGACGCTGGTGAACTTCATGCTGCGCGACACGCTGGCGCACTGCCAATCCAAACTGAATGCCGGCCACACGGCCTGA
- a CDS encoding PEP-CTERM sorting domain-containing protein: MKRILTLAVAMLFASVSNVDRSWAVVATIPTTGIAATSVVVGAAATTEGSLEETRSKWNRKFLTFGGLLLATVDPDPATYLSGTSVIHYPEELLEFQQLTWFGPFSDMSTGEMGPTPTSGAVQGSGFTDDVQVFVPQGPNPDLSITSSVSGDGVLTVSWNADPGIIADSESANIFAAVFSSISEEDLFFEVMEAGNPLANFSQDTSAQSLTCIPPGDEEPRGCGYPDEPITFGVTQVPEPSTIFLFGLSLTGLAFTLVGKRRSAVSQVV; this comes from the coding sequence ATGAAGCGCATATTAACTCTAGCAGTTGCCATGCTTTTCGCGTCTGTGAGCAATGTTGATAGGAGTTGGGCTGTCGTCGCGACAATACCAACGACGGGGATAGCCGCGACGTCAGTAGTTGTTGGTGCGGCTGCAACGACGGAAGGTTCTCTGGAAGAAACGCGATCTAAGTGGAATCGTAAGTTCCTAACGTTTGGGGGGCTGCTGCTAGCGACCGTTGATCCTGATCCCGCAACCTATCTCAGTGGAACCAGTGTGATTCACTACCCCGAGGAGCTCTTGGAATTTCAACAGCTCACGTGGTTTGGCCCGTTCTCTGATATGTCAACTGGAGAAATGGGGCCAACGCCAACGTCTGGAGCGGTCCAAGGCTCAGGCTTCACTGACGATGTTCAGGTCTTCGTACCGCAAGGTCCCAACCCAGACCTTTCGATTACTAGTAGCGTTAGCGGAGACGGCGTGCTGACCGTCTCATGGAACGCAGACCCTGGAATCATTGCGGATAGCGAGTCAGCCAATATTTTTGCTGCGGTATTTAGTAGCATTTCCGAGGAAGATCTGTTCTTCGAGGTTATGGAGGCTGGAAATCCGCTCGCAAACTTTAGCCAAGACACATCGGCTCAATCACTTACTTGTATTCCCCCAGGTGATGAGGAGCCCCGAGGATGCGGTTATCCAGATGAACCTATAACGTTTGGTGTTACTCAAGTTCCGGAACCATCAACGATCTTCTTATTCGGGCTATCTTTGACAGGCTTAGCCTTTACCCTGGTAGGAAAGAGACGCTCTGCCGTTAGTCAAGTCGTATGA
- a CDS encoding PACE efflux transporter: protein MRTRRDRIRQAVSFELIGLILVIPLASLAFHLPVEDTSVLGVIGASMATGWNYLYNLLFDHGLKRWRGTTRKTWGLRVVHAFCFELGLMLAFLPVVAWWLGVGFVEALVMDVAFVVFYLVYAFVFTWVYDSVFPDEDVREASSRTAVNAGTNDP from the coding sequence ATGCGCACTCGGCGTGATCGAATCCGGCAGGCTGTCAGCTTCGAACTTATTGGCCTTATCCTGGTTATCCCCTTGGCTTCCCTGGCCTTCCATCTCCCAGTCGAAGACACTAGTGTGCTCGGTGTTATCGGCGCGTCCATGGCAACCGGCTGGAACTACCTCTACAACCTGCTCTTCGACCACGGTCTGAAACGCTGGCGCGGCACCACCAGGAAAACCTGGGGCCTGCGCGTGGTTCATGCGTTCTGTTTTGAGTTGGGGCTGATGCTTGCTTTCCTGCCGGTCGTGGCTTGGTGGCTCGGCGTCGGGTTCGTCGAAGCGTTGGTGATGGATGTCGCGTTTGTGGTGTTCTATCTCGTTTACGCGTTTGTGTTTACGTGGGTCTATGATTCGGTGTTTCCTGACGAGGATGTTCGGGAGGCGAGTAGCCGCACCGCTGTGAACGCGGGTACAAATGACCCTTGA
- a CDS encoding multidrug ABC transporter permease/ATP-binding protein has protein sequence MRLIRLIFSHNPGALSFSLFLSLLSALLSVGVIAFINQRMVSATGEIDGLLWQFGALLVALLVLAAWAQIALTALGHRFVYSMRRGLVKRVLDTSIERLEAIGGANILASLSSDIRNITLAFVNLPQLIYGLGLSVAAFVYLAVLSLPLFGMTLLWMGVTVGVGWLLVTRLSHHLQQLRESEDRIYQDYEAAIEGRKELTLNRDRARRYYDEEFDQSAETYRNHVTLADRFHSIASNWANIMVLGTIGLVYYLANGLGWASTAIASTYALTILFLRTPLVSAVASLPALMSAKVSLKKLDTLALAEYQPGFEQPQHNPNGKWQTLELEGVEYGYPGQEDERGFGVGPVDMTLRRGEVVFLVGGNGSGKSTLARLLSGLYLPQSGRVLLDGESMEGERWVSYRRLFASVFTDFYLFDQLITEDGADAQQQEVEYWLDRLHMLEKAQIDKGRIKDTRLSQGQRKRLALLLALLEQRDILLLDEWAADQDPLFRRLFYRELLPMMKAKGKTVFAITHDDHYFDQADRLLKMDGGRLMELTGEQRRQASHDALRAVSHAD, from the coding sequence ATGCGATTGATCCGTTTAATCTTCAGCCACAACCCTGGCGCGCTGTCATTTTCGCTTTTCTTGAGCCTGCTCAGTGCGCTCCTGAGCGTCGGCGTGATCGCCTTTATCAACCAGCGCATGGTGTCCGCCACTGGCGAGATCGACGGATTGCTCTGGCAGTTCGGGGCACTGTTGGTCGCGCTTTTGGTGCTGGCCGCCTGGGCACAGATCGCGCTGACCGCCCTTGGCCACCGCTTCGTCTACAGCATGCGTCGTGGCCTGGTGAAGCGGGTGCTGGATACCAGCATCGAGCGTCTGGAGGCCATCGGCGGGGCTAATATCCTCGCCAGTCTGTCCAGCGATATCCGCAATATCACCCTGGCGTTCGTTAACCTGCCACAGCTTATTTATGGCCTCGGACTTAGCGTGGCCGCGTTTGTCTATCTGGCTGTGCTGTCATTGCCGTTGTTCGGCATGACCTTGCTGTGGATGGGCGTCACCGTGGGCGTCGGCTGGCTGCTGGTGACCCGGCTCAGCCATCACCTGCAACAATTGCGGGAATCCGAGGACCGCATTTACCAGGATTACGAAGCGGCGATCGAGGGGCGAAAGGAGCTTACCCTGAACCGCGACCGGGCGCGGCGCTACTACGACGAGGAATTCGACCAGAGCGCCGAAACATACCGCAACCATGTGACGCTGGCGGACCGGTTTCACAGCATCGCCAGTAATTGGGCCAATATTATGGTGCTGGGCACGATCGGGCTGGTTTACTACCTCGCGAATGGTTTGGGTTGGGCCAGCACGGCTATCGCCTCAACCTACGCGCTCACGATCCTCTTCCTGCGAACGCCGTTGGTGTCTGCGGTGGCCTCACTGCCGGCACTGATGTCGGCAAAGGTGTCACTGAAAAAACTGGATACGTTGGCCTTGGCTGAGTATCAGCCGGGTTTTGAGCAACCCCAGCATAACCCTAACGGCAAGTGGCAGACGCTTGAGCTTGAAGGCGTGGAGTATGGCTATCCGGGCCAGGAGGACGAGCGCGGTTTCGGCGTGGGGCCGGTGGACATGACGTTGCGTCGCGGTGAAGTGGTCTTCCTTGTCGGTGGTAACGGTAGCGGTAAGTCCACCCTGGCGCGGTTGTTGTCGGGGCTGTATCTGCCCCAGTCCGGTCGCGTGTTGCTCGATGGCGAATCCATGGAAGGAGAGCGCTGGGTCAGTTATCGCCGACTGTTCGCCTCGGTGTTCACCGATTTTTACCTCTTCGACCAACTGATCACCGAGGATGGCGCGGACGCGCAGCAACAAGAAGTGGAGTACTGGCTCGATCGCCTCCACATGCTGGAAAAGGCCCAGATCGACAAGGGGCGGATCAAGGACACCCGGCTGTCACAGGGCCAGCGAAAGCGACTGGCGCTTTTGCTCGCTTTGCTGGAGCAGCGGGACATCCTGCTACTGGACGAATGGGCGGCTGACCAGGACCCGCTGTTCCGGCGCCTGTTCTACCGAGAATTGCTGCCGATGATGAAAGCCAAGGGCAAGACGGTGTTCGCGATCACGCACGACGACCATTATTTCGACCAGGCCGATCGCCTGTTGAAGATGGATGGCGGGCGTTTGATGGAATTGACCGGCGAGCAGCGCAGGCAGGCAAGTCATGATGCGTTGCGGGCAGTGAGTCATGCCGATTAG
- a CDS encoding Crp/Fnr family transcriptional regulator, giving the protein MSSVTNFFEPDPDLTPLLRKLSFHAELSANDVHELQQLIRKRAHFKRGEAIIQRGTHTRNIYVISEGVVSQEMATEAGTNCIIGFLVAGDTTEINSSLNASSDVTIKCLTAVQAIQLSADEFKAVLHSNPTLSRAFTLVRLSAESRTRELLMNLAAKPADQKIAHLLCELSLRAGNVRPDDESVFDIPLTQTELAQALGLSSVHVNRTFKRLREAGLIDLVGGRVRILDWKQLAKLCSYDSRYMTQHHGNPRDNASDLLG; this is encoded by the coding sequence ATGAGCAGCGTTACGAATTTCTTCGAGCCTGACCCCGATCTAACACCGCTCCTGAGAAAGCTCAGCTTCCACGCTGAACTGTCCGCTAACGACGTCCACGAACTTCAACAGCTGATACGCAAGCGCGCACATTTCAAACGAGGCGAAGCGATCATCCAGCGCGGAACGCACACGCGGAACATCTACGTCATTTCCGAAGGTGTCGTCTCTCAGGAAATGGCAACTGAGGCTGGGACTAACTGCATCATTGGTTTTCTCGTTGCCGGCGATACGACAGAAATAAACAGTTCCCTGAATGCCTCGTCTGACGTCACCATAAAGTGCCTCACGGCCGTTCAGGCCATCCAGCTATCAGCAGATGAGTTCAAGGCGGTACTCCACAGCAATCCTACCCTCAGTAGAGCCTTCACCCTCGTACGGCTTTCTGCAGAAAGCAGAACCAGGGAATTGCTCATGAACCTGGCCGCCAAGCCTGCGGACCAGAAAATTGCGCACCTGCTGTGCGAACTCAGCCTACGCGCTGGCAATGTCCGCCCCGACGACGAGAGTGTGTTCGACATCCCGCTCACGCAGACGGAATTGGCGCAGGCGCTGGGCCTCTCGTCGGTCCATGTCAATCGGACATTCAAACGCTTACGGGAAGCGGGACTGATCGATCTGGTGGGCGGCCGCGTTCGGATCCTCGATTGGAAGCAGTTGGCCAAGCTCTGTTCCTATGACAGCCGTTATATGACCCAGCATCACGGCAACCCGAGAGACAACGCTTCCGATTTACTGGGTTAA
- a CDS encoding YecA family protein — translation MAREPKEIYPICITSEHYPALTAQAREFLTSKRTKTIKPPFIMDVFLLDVMCEMLNSPLYLLSYIKRRVDYSDLITTASELPILSYHLQNNLWFNKEYDLVYLQEDITADLDVAMLARYEGIEGDKTPAGILTVYQGTYFENLIDEINHIENPAVIALGFQLLELDGKTVGIINRAVGELSRRSLSDNKNHDFTLAGYDNFGGLTIHCNLRNSEDARRHLVQHCELRKYSERSDDWFGICLNPRTLKIRFGLRLNEPWTRSDEMDKATENMAKPQKIKYRDGPSFSTMYTRAKKIGRNSPCPCGSGKKYKKCCL, via the coding sequence TTGGCAAGAGAGCCAAAAGAGATATATCCAATTTGCATTACTTCTGAACACTACCCAGCCCTGACAGCACAAGCGAGAGAGTTCTTAACATCCAAAAGGACCAAAACAATAAAGCCTCCTTTTATTATGGATGTCTTTCTGCTAGACGTGATGTGTGAAATGCTTAATTCACCGCTCTACTTGTTAAGCTATATAAAACGTAGAGTTGACTATTCGGATCTTATCACCACAGCTAGCGAGCTTCCGATATTGTCATATCATCTACAAAATAACCTTTGGTTTAATAAAGAATATGATCTAGTTTATCTTCAGGAAGATATTACGGCTGATCTAGACGTCGCTATGCTTGCTAGATACGAAGGTATCGAAGGAGACAAAACACCAGCCGGTATCTTAACAGTTTATCAAGGCACGTATTTTGAAAACTTGATAGACGAAATAAACCATATAGAGAATCCGGCTGTTATAGCACTTGGATTTCAGCTACTAGAGCTTGATGGAAAAACTGTAGGTATAATAAATAGAGCAGTCGGGGAGTTATCTAGGCGGAGCTTATCCGACAATAAAAATCACGACTTCACACTCGCAGGATATGATAATTTTGGAGGGTTAACTATACATTGCAACCTGAGAAATAGCGAAGATGCCAGACGACATCTAGTTCAACACTGTGAGTTGAGAAAATATAGTGAGAGATCCGATGACTGGTTCGGCATCTGCCTTAACCCTAGAACCTTAAAAATAAGATTCGGACTGAGGTTGAATGAACCATGGACTCGCTCGGACGAGATGGACAAAGCAACAGAAAACATGGCAAAGCCGCAAAAAATAAAATACAGAGATGGACCTAGTTTCTCAACCATGTACACGAGAGCCAAGAAGATCGGACGAAACTCACCTTGCCCTTGTGGCAGTGGGAAAAAATACAAAAAATGTTGTTTGTGA